A window of the Xiashengella succiniciproducens genome harbors these coding sequences:
- a CDS encoding YebC/PmpR family DNA-binding transcriptional regulator → MGRAFEYRKARKLKRWGNMAKTFTKLGREIIMAVKASGPDPAANPRLRVLIQNAKAANMPKENVERAIKKASGKDQADYKEVVYEGYGPYGIAIIVETATDNPTRTVANVRSYFNKHNGSLGTSGSVEYMFEHKCSFKVAAKEGVDVEELELALIDYGVQEVFAEEDYMMVYGEFEGFGPIQKYLEENGFEILNAEFERIPQDTKTLTPEQQQEVEKLLARFEEDDDVTNVFHNMAD, encoded by the coding sequence ATGGGACGCGCATTTGAATATAGAAAAGCCCGCAAGCTAAAGCGTTGGGGAAATATGGCCAAGACATTTACTAAGCTTGGAAGAGAGATTATTATGGCTGTGAAAGCCAGTGGTCCGGACCCGGCTGCTAATCCCCGACTGCGTGTATTGATTCAAAATGCTAAGGCTGCCAACATGCCTAAAGAAAATGTTGAACGTGCGATAAAGAAGGCTAGTGGGAAGGATCAGGCAGACTACAAGGAAGTGGTATATGAAGGATATGGACCTTATGGTATCGCTATCATAGTTGAGACTGCAACCGACAATCCAACGCGTACGGTAGCCAACGTACGCAGCTATTTCAACAAACACAACGGTTCACTGGGTACTTCAGGAAGCGTCGAATATATGTTCGAGCACAAATGCAGTTTCAAGGTAGCTGCAAAGGAGGGGGTTGATGTTGAGGAACTAGAACTTGCCCTTATCGACTATGGAGTGCAGGAGGTTTTTGCTGAAGAGGACTATATGATGGTATATGGAGAGTTTGAAGGCTTCGGACCTATCCAGAAATATCTTGAAGAAAATGGTTTTGAGATCCTGAACGCAGAGTTTGAACGCATACCTCAGGATACCAAGACCCTTACTCCGGAACAGCAACAGGAGGTTGAAAAACTTCTGGCTCGTTTTGAGGAAGATGATGACGTTACAAACGTATTCCACAATATGGCAGATTAA
- a CDS encoding DUF3109 family protein, whose product MVQIDDKLISLDIFERRFICDLSKCKGACCVEGESGAPLEDEETKIFEEIFPHVKPMLSAKALEVIEKEGKWITDFDGDKVTPIINGKECVYTYFDEDGTCKCAIEKAYNDGLIDFPKPISCHLYPIRVSKYKAFEALNYHDWKICCAAKVLGEKHGVATFRFLKNPIIRKYGEAFYNEMEVSEKILRQEGLIK is encoded by the coding sequence ATGGTTCAGATTGATGACAAACTTATTAGTCTCGATATTTTTGAGCGTCGCTTTATTTGCGATCTGTCCAAATGTAAAGGGGCCTGTTGTGTAGAAGGAGAGTCGGGTGCTCCTCTTGAGGATGAGGAGACAAAGATCTTTGAGGAGATTTTTCCACACGTTAAACCTATGCTTTCGGCCAAGGCACTGGAAGTTATTGAGAAGGAGGGCAAGTGGATTACCGACTTTGATGGGGATAAGGTGACGCCAATTATCAACGGGAAGGAATGTGTTTATACATATTTTGACGAAGACGGGACCTGTAAGTGTGCCATTGAGAAGGCCTACAATGATGGGTTGATAGATTTTCCTAAGCCTATATCATGCCACCTGTATCCTATAAGGGTAAGCAAATACAAAGCTTTCGAAGCCCTCAACTATCACGACTGGAAGATTTGCTGTGCTGCTAAAGTTTTGGGAGAGAAGCACGGTGTAGCGACCTTCCGCTTTCTTAAGAATCCGATAATCCGAAAGTATGGGGAGGCCTTTTATAATGAAATGGAGGTGTCAGAAAAAATCCTAAGACAGGAAGGACTCATAAAATAG
- the gpmI gene encoding 2,3-bisphosphoglycerate-independent phosphoglycerate mutase — translation MGKKTILIILDGWGYGKKDAADLIYRGETPYFDSLVAKYPNSQLQASGENVGLPDGQMGNSEVGHLNIGAGRIVYQDLVKINLAIRNKTLGQNPELVKAIAYAKENNKQVHFLGLVSHGGVHSSQEHLHALTDIVSEAGIRKVFVHAFTDGRDTDPKSGKGYLAELVQHISMNNAEVASVIGRYYSMDRDKRWERIKLAYDLMVNGVGEKTTDIVAAIQKSYDEGVTDEFIKPIVKVDEAGNPVGKISEGDVVIFFNFRNDRAREITEVLTQHDMPEHGMKTMPLYYCTMTPYDATYKGMHILFDKDNVTNTLGEVVASKGLNQLRMAETEKYAHVTFFFSGGREAVFANEERILVNSPKVATYDLKPEMSAYEVRDAMVAELKKQKHDLIVLNFANCDMVGHTGVPLAILKAVKAVDECLKDVVETARANGYEAIVIADHGNADNAMNPDGTPNTAHSLNPVPFIWVTDRKGEVSNGILADVAPSILTIMGVEQPAEMTGKSLIKLA, via the coding sequence ATGGGAAAAAAGACAATTTTGATCATTCTCGATGGCTGGGGCTACGGGAAAAAGGATGCAGCCGACCTGATTTACAGAGGTGAAACACCTTATTTTGACAGTCTGGTAGCAAAGTATCCCAATTCACAACTGCAGGCCTCAGGCGAGAACGTTGGACTTCCCGACGGACAGATGGGTAACTCCGAAGTAGGTCACCTTAATATTGGTGCTGGTAGAATCGTTTACCAGGATCTGGTTAAGATCAACCTCGCAATCAGAAATAAAACCCTTGGTCAGAACCCTGAGTTGGTTAAGGCCATCGCTTATGCTAAGGAAAACAACAAACAGGTTCACTTCCTCGGGCTTGTTTCCCATGGTGGTGTACACAGTAGTCAGGAACACCTGCATGCATTGACCGATATCGTGTCAGAAGCTGGCATCAGGAAGGTTTTTGTACATGCCTTTACTGACGGACGTGACACTGATCCCAAGAGTGGTAAGGGTTATCTGGCAGAACTGGTTCAGCATATCAGCATGAACAACGCTGAAGTTGCGTCAGTAATTGGACGTTACTACTCAATGGACCGTGACAAGCGTTGGGAGAGAATTAAGCTTGCTTACGACCTGATGGTTAATGGTGTTGGTGAAAAGACAACTGATATTGTTGCAGCTATCCAGAAATCATATGACGAAGGTGTAACCGATGAGTTTATCAAGCCTATCGTAAAGGTTGACGAAGCTGGCAACCCAGTAGGTAAGATCTCAGAAGGTGACGTTGTGATCTTTTTCAACTTCCGTAACGACCGTGCCCGTGAAATCACTGAAGTTCTTACTCAGCATGATATGCCGGAACATGGCATGAAGACTATGCCATTGTACTATTGCACAATGACACCATATGATGCAACATATAAGGGAATGCATATCCTGTTTGACAAGGACAATGTTACAAATACATTGGGTGAAGTTGTTGCAAGCAAGGGTCTTAACCAGCTTCGTATGGCTGAGACAGAAAAGTATGCACACGTAACATTCTTCTTCTCAGGAGGTCGTGAGGCTGTGTTTGCAAATGAAGAACGTATCCTTGTAAATTCTCCAAAGGTTGCTACCTACGACCTTAAGCCTGAGATGAGTGCTTATGAGGTTAGGGATGCGATGGTTGCAGAACTCAAGAAACAAAAGCATGACCTGATAGTGCTCAATTTTGCCAATTGCGACATGGTGGGTCATACAGGTGTACCTTTAGCTATACTGAAGGCTGTAAAAGCTGTTGACGAATGTCTGAAGGATGTAGTAGAGACAGCACGTGCCAACGGTTATGAAGCAATTGTAATTGCTGACCACGGTAATGCTGACAATGCAATGAATCCTGATGGTACTCCAAATACAGCTCACTCACTCAACCCTGTGCCCTTTATCTGGGTAACAGATCGTAAGGGTGAGGTAAGCAACGGAATCCTGGCAGATGTGGCTCCTTCGATTCTTACAATTATGGGAGTAGAACAGCCTGCTGAGATGACAGGCAAGAGCCTTATCAAGCTTGCTTAA
- a CDS encoding ECF transporter S component gives MESRAIQLYSFGFASLKTYLLGFAFAVGNIVLPQLCHLIPGGGHIFLPIYFFTLVAAFKYGHRVGLLTAVLSPVVNNLLFGMPVAAMLPVILVKSVLLAVFAAYAAANFKRMSLLILLAVVLAYQVVGSLAEWAIVDSLDAALADFRMGIPGMLLQIFGGYAVIKYLLRN, from the coding sequence ATGGAATCAAGAGCAATTCAACTTTACTCGTTTGGCTTCGCTAGCCTGAAGACATATCTGCTGGGCTTTGCCTTTGCAGTTGGCAACATAGTGCTACCACAATTGTGCCACCTAATTCCCGGCGGTGGACATATCTTTCTGCCCATTTATTTCTTTACCCTTGTAGCTGCCTTCAAATATGGACACAGGGTAGGCCTTCTTACTGCAGTGCTTTCACCTGTAGTCAACAACCTGCTTTTTGGCATGCCTGTGGCAGCCATGCTTCCTGTGATACTTGTAAAGTCAGTATTGCTGGCTGTCTTTGCTGCTTACGCTGCAGCTAATTTCAAGCGCATGTCATTGTTGATTCTGCTTGCCGTGGTACTAGCTTATCAGGTAGTCGGTTCACTTGCCGAATGGGCAATTGTAGATAGTTTGGATGCTGCCCTGGCAGATTTCAGAATGGGAATACCTGGAATGCTGTTGCAGATCTTCGGTGGTTATGCAGTAATAAAGTATTTGCTTCGCAACTAA